The Odocoileus virginianus isolate 20LAN1187 ecotype Illinois chromosome 27, Ovbor_1.2, whole genome shotgun sequence genome has a window encoding:
- the MAPK13 gene encoding mitogen-activated protein kinase 13, with the protein MSFTRKKGFYKQDVNKTAWELPKTYVSLTHIGSGAYGSVCSAIDKRSGEKVAIKKLSRPFQSEIFAKRAYRELLLLKHMQHENVIGLLDVFTPASSLRNFHDFYLVMPFMQTDLQKIMGMEFSEDKIQYLVYQMLKGLKYIHSAGVVHRDLKPGNLAVNEDCELKILDFGLARHTDVEMTGYVVTRWYRAPEVILSWMRYNQTVDIWSVGCIMAEMLTGKTLFKGKDYLDQLTQILKVTGVPGAEFVQKLNDKAAKSYIQSLPQSPKKDFSQLFPRASPQATDLLEKMLELDVDKRLTASQALAHPFFEPFRDPEEETEAQQPLDDALEREKLTVDEWKQHIYKEIMNFSPIARKDSRRRSGMKLQ; encoded by the exons ATGAGCTTCACCCGGAAAAAGGGTTTCTACAAGCAGGACGTCAACAAGACCGCCTGGGAGCTGCCCAAGACCTACGTGTCCCTGACGCACATAGGCAGCGGGGCCTACGGCTCCGTATG CTCAGCCATCGACAAGCGGTCAGGGGAGAAGGTGGCCATCAAGAAGCTGAGCCGGCCCTTCCAGTCCGAGATCTTTGCCAAGCGGGCTTAtcgggagctgctgctgctgaaacaCATGCAGCATGAGAAT GTCATCGGGCTCCTGGACGTCTTCACCCCCGCCTCCTCCCTCCGCAACTTCCATGACTT CTACCTGGTGATGCCCTTCATGCAGACGGACCTGCAGAAGATCATGGGGATGGAGTTCAGTGAGGACAAGATCCAGTACCTGGTGTATCAGATGCTCAAGGGCCTTAAG TACATCCACTCAGCTGGGGTCGTCCACAGG GACTTGAAGCCGGGCAACCTCGCTGTGAACGAGGACTGTGAGCTGAAG ATCTTGGATTTTGGGTTGGCACGGCATACGGATGTGGAGATGACGGGTTACGTGGTGACCCGCTGGTACCGGGCTCCTGAGGTGATTCTCAGCTGGATGCGTTACAACCAGACCG TGGATATCTGGTCTGTGGGCTGTATCATGGCAGAGATGCTGACAGGGAAGACGCTGTTCAAGGGGAAAGATT ACCTGGACCAGCTGACCCAGATCCTGAAAGTGACGGGCGTGCCGGGCGCAGAGTTTGTGCAGAAGCTGAATGACAAGGCG GCCAAATCCTACATCCAGTCCCTGCCACAAAGCCCCAAAAAGGATTTCTCGCAGCTCTTCCCGCGTGCCAGCCCCCAGG CTACAGAcctgctggagaagatgctggaGCTGGACGTGGACAAGCGCCTGACGGCCTCGCAGGCCCTGGCCCACCCCTTCTTTGAGCCCTTCCGAGACCccgaggaggagacagaggcccAGCAGCCGCTCGATGATGCCTTAGAACGCGAGAAGCTCACAGTGGACGAATGGAAGC aGCACATCTACAAGGAGATCATGAACTTCAGCCCCATTGCTCGGAAGGACTCTCGGCGCCGGAGTGGCATGAAGCTGCAGTGA